The following are from one region of the Nicotiana tabacum cultivar K326 chromosome 3, ASM71507v2, whole genome shotgun sequence genome:
- the LOC142177941 gene encoding uncharacterized protein LOC142177941 has protein sequence MSKIPIMLKSNGNWDNYGRFRDFEVDAIVVDDNANYGILSSTIAEQLSIDTSDKIIEIKYIVNENCPPMEIRNDMGVRAYMETKKENKNLGSYPLCISVRDFNMELAINNESTSAGSSGSLNLLEFPSSPAIEEYQSEIIIESTQTYIEEGQVYQDKQTVAAAMKNYSVMHKFQFRVKRSSHRSYWLICVAECCKWHFKATSINNLAMFKIRSFSRQHTCCLMDETFIQRKRTATVLGSMVVPKYCDPKTVYTLKDIQTDMLSEHVLNLSYMQAWRAKEKALQFLRGNPCDSYNKLPKKIYIIEKNYPGSVVKLKKAADDCFLYAFVALCTSINGWQHCRPVVMVDGTFLKSAYRGIMLTVITMDAAGTIFPLAYAVVDSENDASWKWFFEQFKEAYGERPSMCVVSDRHESILKATSVVYPGLAHYSCMWHIWTNIRSKFKKGHLQLHELYFATARSYTMDEFNERMLKIEEVDLRVKSYLYDIGYHRWSRVHATVRASTDHIHTVLDGVKRYIVCLENKKCSCGQFQLDELPCAHALAALRHKNETYENYCSPYYTRKSLLLTYEMPVNPLPDEGKWEVPQHILDEVVKPPAGDKRQPGRPHKERYKTFDEIKSKKYKVSCGNCEGEGHNKRTCKNAPKKK, from the exons ATGTCAAAAATCCCAATAATGCTGAAATCGAATGGTAATTGGGATAACTATGGCAGATTTAGAGATTTTGAAGTTGATGCCATTGTGGTAGATGATAATGCAAACTACGGAATTCTCAGTTCTACAATTGCAGAACAATTATCGATTGATACATCGgataaaattatagaaatcaaatacattgtgaACGAGAATTGTCCTCCAATGGAGATTAGGAATGATATGGGGGTTCGTGCTTACATGGAAACCAAAAAGGAGAATAAAAACTTAGGTTCGTATCCTTTATGTATAAGCGTAAgagatttcaatatggaattggCAATCAACAATGAAAGCACCAGTGCAG GTTCGTCTGGATCCCTAAACTTACTTGAATTTCCATCCTCACCAGCTATAGAGGAAtatcaaagtgaaataataattgAATCTACACAAACATATATTGAAGAAGGACAAGTTTATCAGGACAAGCAAACAGTAGCTGCTGCAATGAAGAATTATTCAGTGATGCACAAGTTCCAGTTCAGAGTAAAAAGATCCAGTCATAGAAG CTACTGGCTTATATGTGTTGCTGAATGCTGTAAATGGCATTTCAAGGCAACGTCAATTAATAATTTGGCAATGTTCAAGATAAGAAGTTTCAGCCGTCAACACACATGCTGCCTAATGGACGAAACATTCATACAACGCAAACGTACTGCAACAGTACTTGGTAGCATGGTCGTTCCAAAGTATTGTGATCCTAAGACTGTTTACACACTAAAGGACATACAAACTGACATGTTATCCGAACATGTACTGAACCTAAGCTACATGCAAGcatggagagcaaaggaaaaagCTTTACAGTTTTTGAGAGGGAATCCGTGTGACTCCTACAACAAATTACCcaaaaaaatttatattattgagaagaattatcctggtTCTGTTGTTAAATTGAAGAAGGCAGCAGATGATTGCTTCTTATACGCATTTGTTGCTCTTTGTACATCAATAAATGGTTGGCAACATTGTAGGCCGGTAGTAATGGTTGATGGGACATTCTTAAAGTCAGCCTACAGGGGGATTATGCTGACAGTAATCACCATGGATGCAGCAG GTACTATTTTTCCCTTGGCATATGCTGTGGTTGATTCTGAAAACGACGCGTCTTGGAAgtggttctttgagcaattcaaggaGGCATATGGTGAAAGACCTTCAATGTGTGTTGTTTCAGATAGGCATGAGAGTATACTGAAGGCAACATCAGTTGTCTATCCGGGATTGGCACACTACTCTTGCATGTGGCATATATGGACAAATATAAGGTCAAAATTCAAGAAGGGACATCTACAATTACATGAATTGTACTTTGCTACAGCACGGTCATACACTAtggatgaatttaatgaaaggatgTTGAAGATTGAAGAGGTAGACCTGCGTGTAAAGTCTTACCTATATGATATTGGCTATCATAGATGGTCAAGAGTACATGCAACG gtgagggcttcaacaGATCATATACATACTGTGTTAGATGGTGTGAAGCGGTACATTGTGTGTCTAGAAAACAAGAAATGTAGCTGTGGACAATTCCAACTTGATGAACTTCCATGTGCGCATGCTTTGGCAGCATTAAGGCATAAGAATGAAACATACGAAAACTATTGCTCTCCGTATTACACAAGGAAGAGCCTTCTGCTTACCTATGAAATGCCAGTAAATCCTCTTCCTGATGAAGGCAAATGGGAAGTGCCACAACATATTTTGGATGAGGTAGTAAAGCCACCGGCGGGAGATAAAAGGCAGCCAGGGAGACCTCACAAGGAAAGATATAAAACATTTGATGAAATAAAGTCAAAGAAATACAAGGTGTcatgtggtaattgtgaaggtgaagggcataacaaaagaaCTTGCAAGAATGCGCCGAAAAAGAAATGA